The following are from one region of the Populus trichocarpa isolate Nisqually-1 chromosome 8, P.trichocarpa_v4.1, whole genome shotgun sequence genome:
- the LOC7460666 gene encoding transcription factor MYB86: MGHRCCNKQKVKRGLWSPEEDEKLVKYITSHGHGSWSSVPKFAGLKRCGKSCRLRWINYLRPELKRGSFSAEEEQIIIDVHRILGNRWAQIAKHLPGRTDNEVKNFWNSCIKKKLMAQGLDPKTHNLIPSHQRAANKVACNISQSNQQPFSIITLDSKMKDYSMEINPPILTLPSPYPSNCSTQPPLLQTTTSLPLPTSSYQTPSVIWNENTQNSQDSSIFPCLSSIENTLISSSSSSSVNPTGFGLLDENCFWRTNIIGEPFDAAKVFEVMQSQDQENQPNKICDAQIMDNTKGVHDNMDASFDTTSYDLEFVDSTILLPGSMCRDLSSMDDLAWNF; this comes from the exons ATGGGTCACAGGTGCTGCAACAAACAGAAAGTTAAGAGAGGGTTGTGGTCTCCTGAAGAAGATGAGAAGCTTGTCAAATATATCACCAGCCACGGTCATGGAAGCTGGAGTTCTGTCCCTAAATTTGCTG GTTTAAAAAGGTGCGGTAAGAGTTGCCGTTTGAGATGGATAAACTACTTGAGACCGGAGCTCAAGAGGGGTTCCTTTTCTGCGGAAGAAGAGCAGATCATCATAGATGTCCATAGAATTTTAGGCAACAG ATGGGCTCAGATAGCAAAACATCTTCCAGGAAGGACAGACAATGAGGTGAAGAATTTCTGGAACTCATgcataaagaaaaaactcatgGCACAAGGCTTGGACCCAAAAACTCACAACTTGATCCCTTCTCATCAGAGAGCAGCTAATAAGGTTGCATGCAATATATCACAATCTAACCAACAACCCTTTTCAATTATCACCCTGGATTCAAAGATGAAAGATTATTCCATGGAGATAAACCCTCCTATTCTAACACTACCTTCCCCTTATCCTTCTAATTGCAGTACTCAACCACCATTGCTACAGACCACAACCAGCTTGCCCTTGCCCACCTCTAGTTATCAAACCCCTAGTGTCATTTGGAATGAAAATACTCAAAATTCCCAGGATTCTTCCATTTTTCCTTGTTTATCATCCATTGAGAACACACTCATTTCCTCTTCATCTTCGTCTTCAGTGAACCCAACTGGGTTCGGTCTCTTGGATGAGAATTGCTTTTGGAGAACTAATATCATTGGCGAGCCCTTTGATGCAGCAAAAGTATTCGAAGTTATGCAATCACAGGATCAAGAAAACCAGCCAAACAAGATTTGTGACGCCCAAATCATGGATAATACTAAAGGTGTTCACGACAATATGGATGCTTCATTTGACACTACTAGTTACGATCTTGAGTTTGTCGACTCCACAATATTATTGCCTGGTTCAATGTGTCGTGATCTTAGCTCCATGGATGATCTTGCATGGAACTTTTAG